In Seriola aureovittata isolate HTS-2021-v1 ecotype China chromosome 17, ASM2101889v1, whole genome shotgun sequence, a genomic segment contains:
- the LOC130185881 gene encoding SRC kinase signaling inhibitor 1-like isoform X3 — protein sequence MGNAPSQANAGACFPKQDPERGGSHMISTDDLEYPREYRTLGNSARRFSNVGLVHTSEHRHTVSAAQSLEALTNLHKADMERKRDAFMDHLKSKYQQQQQLQHPHHSPHHNPPSPSPSHSSMRGTSERSAREQQQPNYWSFKSRSPRHSQSTQSGLADQAAKLSFASAESLETMSEADIPLGFNRMNRFRQSLPLSRSASQNKLRSPGVLFLQYGDETRRVHITHELSSLDTLHALIVHMFPQKLTAGMLKSPNTAILIKDEARNVFYELEDVRDIQDRSIIKIYRKEPIYASYPAAAHLANGDLRREIVYSSRDSSPTRRLNTLPSSTASGSSGSPSRSRLSYSGGRPPSFSGSHPQHEQPRHPHHPPASHAANAGLSPSPSAILERRDVKPDEEVSAKNMALMKNEGLYADPYSLMHEGRLSIASTQSLAAIGDPFSFPVSSGLYRRGSVRSLSTYSAAALQGDLEDSLYKPGGSLYSDTYSSATLGMGFRMPPSSPQKIPDMQLRDRDSYSSSPSRASPVRQTFRKDSSSVFVESPKSRPSSGSEPLCLTAGPGEGGRATPGFGSSLSGQDSDTSRDHRLERMEAMEKQIASLTGLVQSVLTRAPDSDSTCGLLRLCMMAGCPPDQGTEFSRPLPFSSSEKTETNSDGSATGTHTPSAPLALMPPPPSNINQVNSVGRLQMQLHLHGLQQNATDLRKQLTQLRKIQMENQDSVKTLLKRTEAELNVRVADALRKQEDPLQRQRLLVEEERLKYLNEEELIIQQLHDLEKSVEEIQKESSVNHKLVTVQELEEKATVLRKLGETLTELKNQFPGLQSKMRVVLRVEVEAVKFLKEEPHRLDALLKRCKSITDTLATMRKQANEGVWKKQEDFSSPSSKHNDDLRKFADFDIPTSPPLTINDLGGGNSLSNWSPHTSLSRGHGNPSGPHKDNYPPVPHKGKALEELERRAAADKALSVEVRLAAERDWEEKRASLTQYSAQDINRLLEETQAELMKAIPDLDFAAKQIKPSSNPTSSQTPQSGTATPEHRASKPQHKLSGKEGGSRRGSDELTVPRYRTEKPSKSPPPPPPRRSFPSSPGITTRSGEPLIPGKSIKKSESEETEGQKPHVKLRRTVSENPRPASTPPTLASGDKEEGEEEKIAAELELFERAPLRLTLPPHHFLPVSPRNRNSVPPCRLDLWPSKAPGTEGSRLSPVPHIVLTECLPASPTASEDPVRDLANDSVEENPSRDWTGHRTAYEAQMSKQRDSFGGSLQPEREQHCFKQDMGLKQELALLLTEMEVRVVSSLEAQELSKTAGRVLKTLTILPQTREVSEAQLSDRPLLVLFREEKSVREAYRLLYSLLESSKPVPKPRIKSSLYPGQQNSLVEALRRGTETGDRTLTVQYNTETKMIPEVKQVLENSTLEYSESDSSVDSLASRMRTTEDVRRSTYRRLDSLEETIRELENTLIEISGHPTAEQLYTETAIKSAPAQVTGIPTSETKKPPVPPKPSSLNPASNQGGNSSSVGKILHSSAASKLKHLQQNSTDKTKIGKREDFLKIQGQQQQ from the exons CCAACGCCGGGGCCTGTTTTCCTAAGCAAG ATCCCGAGCGTGGTGGCAGTCACATGATCTCGACAGATGACTTGGAGTATCCAAGGGAGTACCGGACGCTGGGGAACAGCGCTCGGCGCTTCTCCAATGTGGGCCTGGTGCACACATCGGAGCATCGCCACACTGTCAGCGCCGCCCAGAGCCTGGAGGCTCTGACCAACCTGCATAAGGCTGACATGGAACGCAAGAGGGATGCCTTCATGGACCACCTGAAGAGCAagtaccagcagcagcagcagctgcagcatccGCACCACAGCCCACACCACAACCCGCCATCGCCCTCACCCTCCCATTCCAGCATGAGGGGCACGTCGGAGCGGTCTGCACGTGAGCAG CAACAGCCCAACTACTGGAGCTTTAAG AGCCGCAGTCCACGGCATTCCCAGTCTACCCAGTCTGGGCTTGCCGACCAGGCCGCCAAGCTCTCCTTTGCCTCTGCTGAATCCTTGGAGACCATGTCAGAAGCTGACATCCCCCTGGGGTTCAACCGGATGAACCGCTTCCGCCAGAGCCTGCCGCTGTCCCGCTCTGCCAGCCAGAATAAGCTACGATCTCCAG GCGTGCTGTTCCTGCAGTACGGGGATGAGACACGCCGGGTGCACATCACCCACGAGCTGAGCAGCCTGGACACGCTGCACGCCCTCATCGTCCACATGTTCCCTCAGAAGTTGACAGCGGGTATGCTGAAGTCACCCAACACAGCCATCTTGATCAAGGATGAGGCACGTAACGTCTTCTACGAGCTGGAGGATGTGCGGGACATCCAGGACCGCAGCATCATCAAGATTTACCGCAAAGAGCCCATCTATGCTTCTTACCCTGCTGCTGCACACCTTGCTAATGGAGACCTGAGG agggagatAGTGTACTCCTCTCGCGACTCCTCTCCAACTCGCCGCCTCAacaccctcccctcctctaCGGCCTCAGGGTCTTCTGGCTCTCCCTCCCGTTCACGCCTCTCCTACAGCGGGGGCcgccctccctccttctccgGGTCCCATCCCCAGCATGAACAGCCCCGACACCCCCACCATCCCCCAGCCAGCCACGCTGCCAATGCAGGCCTGTCTCCTTCACCCAGCGCCATCCTAGAGCGCCGTGATGTCAAGCCTGATGAAGAAGTGTCTGCGAAAAATATGGCATTAATGAAGAACGAGGGGCTGTATGCAGATCCCTACAGCTTGATGCACGAGGGCCGCCTCAGCATTGCTTCCACCCAGTCTTTAGCTGCCATTGGGGACCCCTTTAGCTTCCCTGTTTCCAGTGGCCTGTACCGCCGTGGCTCTGTGCGATCCCTCAGCACCTACTCGGCCGCTGCTCTTCAGGGCGATCTGGAGGACTCCCTCTACAAGCCTGGAGGCTCACTCTACTCTGACACATATTCCTCAGCCACTCTGGGCATGGGTTTTCGCATGCCGCCCTCATCCCCACAGAAAATTCCTGACATGCAGCTGAGGGACAGGGACTCATATTCTAGCTCACCCAGCAGAGCCTCACCCGTCAGGCAGACGTTTCGCAAGGACTCGTCCTCCGTGTTTGTGGAGAGCCCAAAGTCGAGGCCCAGCTCCGGTTCAGAGCCCCTTTGTCTGACAGCCGGGCCTGGGGAGGGCGGCAGGGCCACACCTGGTTTTGGTTCTTCATTGTCTGGACAAGACTCTGACACTAGCAG GGATCATCGCCTGGAGCGTATGGAGGCCATGGAGAAGCAGATAGCCAGCCTGACTGGCCTGGTCCAGAGTGTGCTGACCAGAGCACCAGACAGTGACAGCAC ATGCGGCCTGCTGCGTCTCTGCATGATGGCGGGCTGCCCTCCAGACCAAGGGACGGAGTTCTCACGGCCATTACCTTTCTCTTCCAGCGAGAAGACCGAAACCAACAGTGACGGCTCCGCCACTGGAA CTCATACACCATCGGCACCTCTAGCTCTGATGCCACCACCACCTTCTAACATAAACCAGGTGAACAGCGTCGGCCGCTTGCAGATGCAGCTCCACCTGCACGGCCTGCAGCAAAATGCCACCGACCTGCGCAAACAGCTCACCCAGCTGCGCAAGATACAG ATGGAGAACCAGGATTCGGTGAAAACATTGCTGAAACGGACAGAAGCGGAGCTGAATGTGCGCGTTGCTGACGCCCTGAGGAAGCAGGAGGATCCTCTGCAGAGACAGCGCCtcctggtggaggaggagagactcAAGTACCTCAATGAGGAGGAGCTCATCATCCAGCAACTCCA CGACCTGGAGAAGTCGGTGGAGGAGATCCAGAAGGAATCATCTGTCAACCACAAGCTCGTGACggtgcaggagctggaggagaaggcCACTGTTCTGAGAAAGCTGGGAGAAACACTCACAGAACTGAAAA ATCAGTTCCCAGGCCTGCAGAGTAAGATGCGGGTGGTGCTCAGGGTAGAAGTGGAGGCCGTCAAATTCCTGAAAGAAGAGCCACACAGACTCGACGCCCTGTTAAAACGCTGCAAGAGTATAACTGACACCCTCGCGACCATGCGCAA ACAAGCAAATGAGGGGGTGTGGAAAAAGCAGGAGGACTTCTCCAGTCCTTCATCAAAGCACAATGATGACTTGCGAAAGTTCGCAGACTTTGACATTCCCACCAGCCCACCACTCACCATCAATGACCTCGGGGGTGGCAACAGCCTGTCCAACTGGAGCCCCCACACTAGCCTCAGCCGAGGCCACGGGAACCCGTCCGGCCCCCACAAGGACAATTATCCTCCTGTCCCCCACAAGGGAAAAgccctggaggagctggagcgcCGCGCTGCTGCAGATAAAGCTTTGTCCGTAGAGGTCCGACTG GCAGCAGAGCGGGACTGGGAGGAGAAGCGGGCCAGTCTGACCCAGTACAGCGCTCAGGACATCAACCGGCTGCTGGAGGAGACCCAGGCCGAGTTAATGAAGGCTATTCCTGACCTGGACTTTGCTGCCAAGCAGATCAAGCCCAGCTCCAACCCAACGTCCTCTCAGACCCCTCAGAGTGGGACGGCAACCCCAGAGCACCGTGCCAGCAAGCCCCAGCACAAGCTTTctgggaaggagggaggatCCAGGCGTGGCTCTG ATGAGCTGACAGTGCCTCGATATCGCACAGAGAAACCCTCCaagtctcctcctccaccgccaCCGAGACGTAGCTTCCCATCCTCTCCAGGCATTACCACCCGCAGCGGAGAGCCCCTCATTCCTGGTAAAAGTATAAAG AAGTCTGAATCTGAAGAGACTGAAGGCCAGAAGCCTCATGTAAAGCTGAGGAGGACCGTGTCCGAAAACCCTCGTCCTGCATCTACACCCCCCACACTGGCCTCTGGGGAcaaggaggaaggggaggaagaaaaaattGCTGCCGAACTGGAG CTGTTTGAGAGAGCCCCGCTCAGGCTCACCCTGCCCCCTCACCATTTCCTGCCTGTTAGCCCTCGCAACAGGAACAGCGTACCCCCATGCAGACTGGACCTGTGGCCCTCTAAGGCCCCGGGCACTGAG GGAAGTCGCTTGTCTCCTGTCCCCCACATCGTGTTGACAGAGTGTTTGCCAGCTTCGCCCACTGCCTCAGAGGATCCCGTCAGAGATTTAGCAAACGACTCTGTGGAGGAGAATCCATCACGAGATTGGACAGGTCATCGCACAGCCTACGAGGCTCAAATGTCAAAGCAAAGGGATTCATTTGGAGGCTCTCTTCAGCCTGAGCGAGAGCAGCATTGTTTTAAACAGGATATGGGATTAAAACAGGAGCTTGCCCTGCTGTTGACAGAGATGGAGGTGAGGGTGGTGTCTTCTCTTGAGGCCCAGGAGCTCAGCAAGACTGCAGGAAGAGTTTTAAAGACTCTAACCATCTTACCACAGACAAGAGAAGTCTCTGAGGCTCAGCTGAGTGACCGACCACTGCTAGTGCTCTTCAGGGAGGAAAAATCAGTCCGAGAGGCCTACAGGCTGCTGTATTCCCTTCTGGAGTCATCCAAGCCGGTGCCCAAACCCAGAATAAAATCCTCCCTTTACCCAGGCCAGCAGAACTCTCTGGTGGAGGCTCTGAGAAGAGGGACAGAAACAGGGGACAGGACGCTGACAGTTCAGTACAACACTGAGACTAAGATGATTCCTGAGGTAAAGCAGGTTTTAGAAAATAGTACTCTTGAGTACAGTGAGTCAGACAGCTCTGTGGACAGTCTTGCCAGTCGGATGAGAACGACAGAAGACGTCCGACGCAGCACCTACAGGAGGCTGGACAGCTTGGAGGAGACTATTCGAGAGCTGGAGAACACCTTGATAGAGATCAGTGGCCATCCAACTGCAGAGCAGCTCTACACTGAGACAGCCATCAAAAGTGCTCCTGCACAGGTGACCGGTATTCCGACCTCGGAGACCAAGAAGCCTCCAGTCCCACCCAAGCCGTCGTCTTTGAATCCAGCATCGAACCAG gGAGGGAATAGCTCCAGCGTTGGTAAGATTCTCCACTCCTCGGCTGCCTCCAAGCTGAAGCACCTGCAGCAGAACAGCACAGACAAGACTAAAATTGGCAAAAGAGAGGACTTCTTGAAGATCCAGGGCCAGCAGCAG
- the LOC130185881 gene encoding SRC kinase signaling inhibitor 1-like isoform X7 produces the protein MGNAPSQANAGACFPKQDPERGGSHMISTDDLEYPREYRTLGNSARRFSNVGLVHTSEHRHTVSAAQSLEALTNLHKADMERKRDAFMDHLKSKYQQQQQLQHPHHSPHHNPPSPSPSHSSMRGTSERSAREQQQPNYWSFKSRSPRHSQSTQSGLADQAAKLSFASAESLETMSEADIPLGFNRMNRFRQSLPLSRSASQNKLRSPGVLFLQYGDETRRVHITHELSSLDTLHALIVHMFPQKLTAGMLKSPNTAILIKDEARNVFYELEDVRDIQDRSIIKIYRKEPIYASYPAAAHLANGDLRREIVYSSRDSSPTRRLNTLPSSTASGSSGSPSRSRLSYSGGRPPSFSGSHPQHEQPRHPHHPPASHAANAGLSPSPSAILERRDVKPDEEVSAKNMALMKNEGLYADPYSLMHEGRLSIASTQSLAAIGDPFSFPVSSGLYRRGSVRSLSTYSAAALQGDLEDSLYKPGGSLYSDTYSSATLGMGFRMPPSSPQKIPDMQLRDRDSYSSSPSRASPVRQTFRKDSSSVFVESPKSRPSSGSEPLCLTAGPGEGGRATPGFGSSLSGQDSDTSRDHRLERMEAMEKQIASLTGLVQSVLTRAPDSDSTCGLLRLCMMAGCPPDQGTEFSRPLPFSSSEKTETNSDGSATGTGRLKQKAHTPSAPLALMPPPPSNINQVNSVGRLQMQLHLHGLQQNATDLRKQLTQLRKIQMENQDSVKTLLKRTEAELNVRVADALRKQEDPLQRQRLLVEEERLKYLNEEELIIQQLHDLEKSVEEIQKESSVNHKLVTVQELEEKATVLRKLGETLTELKNQFPGLQSKMRVVLRVEVEAVKFLKEEPHRLDALLKRCKSITDTLATMRKQANEGVWKKQEDFSSPSSKHNDDLRKFADFDIPTSPPLTINDLGGGNSLSNWSPHTSLSRGHGNPSGPHKDNYPPVPHKGKALEELERRAAADKALSVEVRLAAERDWEEKRASLTQYSAQDINRLLEETQAELMKAIPDLDFAAKQIKPSSNPTSSQTPQSGTATPEHRASKPQHKLSGKEGGSRRGSDELTVPRYRTEKPSKSPPPPPPRRSFPSSPGITTRSGEPLIPGKSIKKSESEETEGQKPHVKLRRTVSENPRPASTPPTLASGDKEEGEEEKIAAELEGSRLSPVPHIVLTECLPASPTASEDPVRDLANDSVEENPSRDWTGHRTAYEAQMSKQRDSFGGSLQPEREQHCFKQDMGLKQELALLLTEMEVRVVSSLEAQELSKTAGRVLKTLTILPQTREVSEAQLSDRPLLVLFREEKSVREAYRLLYSLLESSKPVPKPRIKSSLYPGQQNSLVEALRRGTETGDRTLTVQYNTETKMIPEVKQVLENSTLEYSESDSSVDSLASRMRTTEDVRRSTYRRLDSLEETIRELENTLIEISGHPTAEQLYTETAIKSAPAQVTGIPTSETKKPPVPPKPSSLNPASNQGGNSSSVGKILHSSAASKLKHLQQNSTDKTKIGKREDFLKIQGQQQQ, from the exons CCAACGCCGGGGCCTGTTTTCCTAAGCAAG ATCCCGAGCGTGGTGGCAGTCACATGATCTCGACAGATGACTTGGAGTATCCAAGGGAGTACCGGACGCTGGGGAACAGCGCTCGGCGCTTCTCCAATGTGGGCCTGGTGCACACATCGGAGCATCGCCACACTGTCAGCGCCGCCCAGAGCCTGGAGGCTCTGACCAACCTGCATAAGGCTGACATGGAACGCAAGAGGGATGCCTTCATGGACCACCTGAAGAGCAagtaccagcagcagcagcagctgcagcatccGCACCACAGCCCACACCACAACCCGCCATCGCCCTCACCCTCCCATTCCAGCATGAGGGGCACGTCGGAGCGGTCTGCACGTGAGCAG CAACAGCCCAACTACTGGAGCTTTAAG AGCCGCAGTCCACGGCATTCCCAGTCTACCCAGTCTGGGCTTGCCGACCAGGCCGCCAAGCTCTCCTTTGCCTCTGCTGAATCCTTGGAGACCATGTCAGAAGCTGACATCCCCCTGGGGTTCAACCGGATGAACCGCTTCCGCCAGAGCCTGCCGCTGTCCCGCTCTGCCAGCCAGAATAAGCTACGATCTCCAG GCGTGCTGTTCCTGCAGTACGGGGATGAGACACGCCGGGTGCACATCACCCACGAGCTGAGCAGCCTGGACACGCTGCACGCCCTCATCGTCCACATGTTCCCTCAGAAGTTGACAGCGGGTATGCTGAAGTCACCCAACACAGCCATCTTGATCAAGGATGAGGCACGTAACGTCTTCTACGAGCTGGAGGATGTGCGGGACATCCAGGACCGCAGCATCATCAAGATTTACCGCAAAGAGCCCATCTATGCTTCTTACCCTGCTGCTGCACACCTTGCTAATGGAGACCTGAGG agggagatAGTGTACTCCTCTCGCGACTCCTCTCCAACTCGCCGCCTCAacaccctcccctcctctaCGGCCTCAGGGTCTTCTGGCTCTCCCTCCCGTTCACGCCTCTCCTACAGCGGGGGCcgccctccctccttctccgGGTCCCATCCCCAGCATGAACAGCCCCGACACCCCCACCATCCCCCAGCCAGCCACGCTGCCAATGCAGGCCTGTCTCCTTCACCCAGCGCCATCCTAGAGCGCCGTGATGTCAAGCCTGATGAAGAAGTGTCTGCGAAAAATATGGCATTAATGAAGAACGAGGGGCTGTATGCAGATCCCTACAGCTTGATGCACGAGGGCCGCCTCAGCATTGCTTCCACCCAGTCTTTAGCTGCCATTGGGGACCCCTTTAGCTTCCCTGTTTCCAGTGGCCTGTACCGCCGTGGCTCTGTGCGATCCCTCAGCACCTACTCGGCCGCTGCTCTTCAGGGCGATCTGGAGGACTCCCTCTACAAGCCTGGAGGCTCACTCTACTCTGACACATATTCCTCAGCCACTCTGGGCATGGGTTTTCGCATGCCGCCCTCATCCCCACAGAAAATTCCTGACATGCAGCTGAGGGACAGGGACTCATATTCTAGCTCACCCAGCAGAGCCTCACCCGTCAGGCAGACGTTTCGCAAGGACTCGTCCTCCGTGTTTGTGGAGAGCCCAAAGTCGAGGCCCAGCTCCGGTTCAGAGCCCCTTTGTCTGACAGCCGGGCCTGGGGAGGGCGGCAGGGCCACACCTGGTTTTGGTTCTTCATTGTCTGGACAAGACTCTGACACTAGCAG GGATCATCGCCTGGAGCGTATGGAGGCCATGGAGAAGCAGATAGCCAGCCTGACTGGCCTGGTCCAGAGTGTGCTGACCAGAGCACCAGACAGTGACAGCAC ATGCGGCCTGCTGCGTCTCTGCATGATGGCGGGCTGCCCTCCAGACCAAGGGACGGAGTTCTCACGGCCATTACCTTTCTCTTCCAGCGAGAAGACCGAAACCAACAGTGACGGCTCCGCCACTGGAA CTGGACGGCTGAAGCAGAAAG CTCATACACCATCGGCACCTCTAGCTCTGATGCCACCACCACCTTCTAACATAAACCAGGTGAACAGCGTCGGCCGCTTGCAGATGCAGCTCCACCTGCACGGCCTGCAGCAAAATGCCACCGACCTGCGCAAACAGCTCACCCAGCTGCGCAAGATACAG ATGGAGAACCAGGATTCGGTGAAAACATTGCTGAAACGGACAGAAGCGGAGCTGAATGTGCGCGTTGCTGACGCCCTGAGGAAGCAGGAGGATCCTCTGCAGAGACAGCGCCtcctggtggaggaggagagactcAAGTACCTCAATGAGGAGGAGCTCATCATCCAGCAACTCCA CGACCTGGAGAAGTCGGTGGAGGAGATCCAGAAGGAATCATCTGTCAACCACAAGCTCGTGACggtgcaggagctggaggagaaggcCACTGTTCTGAGAAAGCTGGGAGAAACACTCACAGAACTGAAAA ATCAGTTCCCAGGCCTGCAGAGTAAGATGCGGGTGGTGCTCAGGGTAGAAGTGGAGGCCGTCAAATTCCTGAAAGAAGAGCCACACAGACTCGACGCCCTGTTAAAACGCTGCAAGAGTATAACTGACACCCTCGCGACCATGCGCAA ACAAGCAAATGAGGGGGTGTGGAAAAAGCAGGAGGACTTCTCCAGTCCTTCATCAAAGCACAATGATGACTTGCGAAAGTTCGCAGACTTTGACATTCCCACCAGCCCACCACTCACCATCAATGACCTCGGGGGTGGCAACAGCCTGTCCAACTGGAGCCCCCACACTAGCCTCAGCCGAGGCCACGGGAACCCGTCCGGCCCCCACAAGGACAATTATCCTCCTGTCCCCCACAAGGGAAAAgccctggaggagctggagcgcCGCGCTGCTGCAGATAAAGCTTTGTCCGTAGAGGTCCGACTG GCAGCAGAGCGGGACTGGGAGGAGAAGCGGGCCAGTCTGACCCAGTACAGCGCTCAGGACATCAACCGGCTGCTGGAGGAGACCCAGGCCGAGTTAATGAAGGCTATTCCTGACCTGGACTTTGCTGCCAAGCAGATCAAGCCCAGCTCCAACCCAACGTCCTCTCAGACCCCTCAGAGTGGGACGGCAACCCCAGAGCACCGTGCCAGCAAGCCCCAGCACAAGCTTTctgggaaggagggaggatCCAGGCGTGGCTCTG ATGAGCTGACAGTGCCTCGATATCGCACAGAGAAACCCTCCaagtctcctcctccaccgccaCCGAGACGTAGCTTCCCATCCTCTCCAGGCATTACCACCCGCAGCGGAGAGCCCCTCATTCCTGGTAAAAGTATAAAG AAGTCTGAATCTGAAGAGACTGAAGGCCAGAAGCCTCATGTAAAGCTGAGGAGGACCGTGTCCGAAAACCCTCGTCCTGCATCTACACCCCCCACACTGGCCTCTGGGGAcaaggaggaaggggaggaagaaaaaattGCTGCCGAACTGGAG GGAAGTCGCTTGTCTCCTGTCCCCCACATCGTGTTGACAGAGTGTTTGCCAGCTTCGCCCACTGCCTCAGAGGATCCCGTCAGAGATTTAGCAAACGACTCTGTGGAGGAGAATCCATCACGAGATTGGACAGGTCATCGCACAGCCTACGAGGCTCAAATGTCAAAGCAAAGGGATTCATTTGGAGGCTCTCTTCAGCCTGAGCGAGAGCAGCATTGTTTTAAACAGGATATGGGATTAAAACAGGAGCTTGCCCTGCTGTTGACAGAGATGGAGGTGAGGGTGGTGTCTTCTCTTGAGGCCCAGGAGCTCAGCAAGACTGCAGGAAGAGTTTTAAAGACTCTAACCATCTTACCACAGACAAGAGAAGTCTCTGAGGCTCAGCTGAGTGACCGACCACTGCTAGTGCTCTTCAGGGAGGAAAAATCAGTCCGAGAGGCCTACAGGCTGCTGTATTCCCTTCTGGAGTCATCCAAGCCGGTGCCCAAACCCAGAATAAAATCCTCCCTTTACCCAGGCCAGCAGAACTCTCTGGTGGAGGCTCTGAGAAGAGGGACAGAAACAGGGGACAGGACGCTGACAGTTCAGTACAACACTGAGACTAAGATGATTCCTGAGGTAAAGCAGGTTTTAGAAAATAGTACTCTTGAGTACAGTGAGTCAGACAGCTCTGTGGACAGTCTTGCCAGTCGGATGAGAACGACAGAAGACGTCCGACGCAGCACCTACAGGAGGCTGGACAGCTTGGAGGAGACTATTCGAGAGCTGGAGAACACCTTGATAGAGATCAGTGGCCATCCAACTGCAGAGCAGCTCTACACTGAGACAGCCATCAAAAGTGCTCCTGCACAGGTGACCGGTATTCCGACCTCGGAGACCAAGAAGCCTCCAGTCCCACCCAAGCCGTCGTCTTTGAATCCAGCATCGAACCAG gGAGGGAATAGCTCCAGCGTTGGTAAGATTCTCCACTCCTCGGCTGCCTCCAAGCTGAAGCACCTGCAGCAGAACAGCACAGACAAGACTAAAATTGGCAAAAGAGAGGACTTCTTGAAGATCCAGGGCCAGCAGCAG